AGCAAAGCCAGGTATTAATCCTAATTGTAATTCTGGAAGACCAAGTTTAGCATTTTCAGCAACAAGTCGAATATGACAGCTCATTGCTAGTTCAAGACCTCCACCAAGTGCAGCCCCATGAATTGCAGCAATAACCGGTTTTGAGAACGCTTCCATTCTTTCGAAAATAGATTGTCCACTTGCAGAAAGCTCGGAAAATTCCGTTCCACTAGTAATTGAAGTAAATTCTTTAATATCCGCTCCTGCAGAAAAGAATCTGCCTTCCCCTTTTAATAAAATAACTCGTACGGATTCATCTTTTTCCACCGCATCAAGTAAATCATTTATTTCTAAAATAACCCCTCTTGCCAATGCATTTGCTGGTGGACGATTGATTGTAACTGTTGCTACTCCATCCTCAATAGTCCATGACAAAAACTCCATCTGTTCACTTCCCCTTTGTTATGCTTTTATTCCTTTTAATAATAGACGATGCACTTTTCCTGTTAGTTCTACTAAGTCATATTTATACTCATTCATCACCCAAGAAGTAGTCGTCTCATCAATTGTACCAAAAACCATCTGTCTTGCTAAGCGAATATCGATGGATTGATCAAATTCTCCATTTTTAATACCTTCTTTTAATATAGCATCTAACCATATTAAGTACGTCTTTAATATCGCATTAATCTTTAGTCGCAACGCTAAATTAGATTGTCGTAGTTCTAGTTGAGTGACAGTTGCAAGATGATGATTACTTGCAAGCACAATAAAATGATTTTCAATCATTTTGAATAGCTTCATAGAAGCGGTAATATCTTCTTTTACAATTCCATTCAAATTATCTGCAAACATCTCCATTTTCTCTTCAAAAACGGAAATTAATATGTCTTCTTTGTTTTTAAAGTATAAGTAAATTGTTCCGTCAGCTACACCAGCTTGCTTTGCTATTTTAGAAACTTGCGATTGATGATAGCCGTTTTCTGCTATCACAATAATTGCTGCATCTATAATTTGCTTATACTTAGGTTTATCTTTCTTCAATAATAAACACCACCAAAAATAAAAATATGAATGATTATTCATTCATATTTTTATATTATATTTAATTTTTTATCATGTCAATCATTAGTTAACTGTTGACTACCTGTTTTAACTTTTCTTTTTCTTCTTCGATTAAAGTTCTTCTTAAAATTTTCCCAACCGCAGTTTTTGGAAGTTCTGTTCTAAATTCATATATTCTTGGAACTTTAAAGGCAGCTAAATTTTCACGGCAAAATTTGTTTAATTCTTCTTCTGTAATATTTGCACCTTCTTTTAATACAATAAAGGCTTTCACCGTTTCACCACGATATGAATCTGGTACACCGGCAACTACACATTCTTGAACTGCTGGATGCTCGTATAGAACTTCTTCTACATCTCTAGGATAGATATTGTATCCACCAGCAATAATCATATCTTTTTTACGGTCAACTACAAAAAAGAAACCGTTTTCATCCATATACCCAAGATCTCCTGTTAACAGCCATCCGTCACGCATGGTCATTTCAGTTTCTTCCGGTCTATTCCAGTAACCTTTCATTACTTGTGGACCTTTCACCACTATTTCCCCAATCTCCCCTGGAGGTAACGGATCGCAAGAATCAATTCCAAATATCGCTGAATCTGTATCCGGCCATGGTATTCCTACTGAACCTTTGACTCTTACGTTACTATAAATTAAATTTGAATGTGAGACTGGGGAAGTTTCCGTTAACCCATAACCTTCTACTAACTTACCACCAGTTACTTTTTCAAACTTTTCTTGCACTTCTAATGGTAATGCAGCTGAACCACTTAGACAAGCCACAATCGAAGATAAATCATATTTTTGAACCTCCGGATGATTCAAGATAGCGATATAAATAGTTGGAGCTCCGGGGAACAAAGTCGGTTTTTGCTTATCAATTGTTTTAAGAGCAGTTTCCACATCAAACTTAGGCAATAAGATCATCCTATTCCCGAGCATTACAGACAAGATTAATACAGTAGTCATACCATATACATGGAAGAATGGTAGAATTCCTAATATACTCTCTTCCCCTTCTTTACATTTGTAAAGCCACGCATTACACATGGATGCATTAGAGATTAGATTTTTATGTGTTAACATGACACCTTTTGGAAATCCTGTCGTACCACCCGTGTATTGAAGAAGTGCAATATCCTCTTCAAAATCAAATGGTAGATTAATAGAATCCGCTTTCGCAACTTTCATAATTTCTGGGAATAAATGATTCATTCCACGATGTTCAACTTTCACACTAAATCCGTATTGCTTCTTTTGTATAAATGGATAAATCATATTTTTAGGAAAAGGTAAGTAATCTTTTATCCCAGTGATAATAACATTTTCTAACTCTGTCTCTTTTATTACTTTAGAGATTTTAGGGAAAAGGATATCTAATGCTAAAATTACTTTCGCACCTGAATCTTTCATTTGATACGAAATTTCTCTTTCCGTATATAATGGATTTGTTTGTACAACAATTGCACCTGCATATAATGCACCGTAATAACCAATCACTCCCTGTGGACAATTTGGCAACATAATTGCTATCCGGTCACCTTTTTGTACTCCCAGAGACTGTAAATAATTTGCAAACTTCAACGATGATTCATACAATTCTTCATAAGTTACATCTTTACCCATAAAATGTATTGCAACTTTCGTTGGAAACTTTTTATACGCTCTAGTTAAATACTCTTGAACTGGTATATGCTCGTAGTTGAGCGTTTTCGGTATCTCTGGTGGATAGTTGGAAAGCCATTGTTTTTCTGTCATTTTAAAACCCCCTCTATATTATAATAGTATGAATATTCCTATTATTTATTATAAAGAAAAATGAATGACAATTCAATTTAATAATAGGAATAGCGCAAACGTCCTTAAAATGCCTCTTG
The nucleotide sequence above comes from Psychrobacillus glaciei. Encoded proteins:
- a CDS encoding enoyl-CoA hydratase; the encoded protein is MEFLSWTIEDGVATVTINRPPANALARGVILEINDLLDAVEKDESVRVILLKGEGRFFSAGADIKEFTSITSGTEFSELSASGQSIFERMEAFSKPVIAAIHGAALGGGLELAMSCHIRLVAENAKLGLPELQLGLIPGFAGTQRLPRYVGFAKAAEMLLTSDPISGKDAAAYGLANHAFPEEELFDRAQELASKIAKKSPVAVKAALEMLQFVKPASYHEGVKAEANAFGTVFVSEDAKEGISAFLEKRNPVFRGK
- a CDS encoding TetR/AcrR family transcriptional regulator; protein product: MKKDKPKYKQIIDAAIIVIAENGYHQSQVSKIAKQAGVADGTIYLYFKNKEDILISVFEEKMEMFADNLNGIVKEDITASMKLFKMIENHFIVLASNHHLATVTQLELRQSNLALRLKINAILKTYLIWLDAILKEGIKNGEFDQSIDIRLARQMVFGTIDETTTSWVMNEYKYDLVELTGKVHRLLLKGIKA
- a CDS encoding long-chain-fatty-acid--CoA ligase; the protein is MTEKQWLSNYPPEIPKTLNYEHIPVQEYLTRAYKKFPTKVAIHFMGKDVTYEELYESSLKFANYLQSLGVQKGDRIAIMLPNCPQGVIGYYGALYAGAIVVQTNPLYTEREISYQMKDSGAKVILALDILFPKISKVIKETELENVIITGIKDYLPFPKNMIYPFIQKKQYGFSVKVEHRGMNHLFPEIMKVAKADSINLPFDFEEDIALLQYTGGTTGFPKGVMLTHKNLISNASMCNAWLYKCKEGEESILGILPFFHVYGMTTVLILSVMLGNRMILLPKFDVETALKTIDKQKPTLFPGAPTIYIAILNHPEVQKYDLSSIVACLSGSAALPLEVQEKFEKVTGGKLVEGYGLTETSPVSHSNLIYSNVRVKGSVGIPWPDTDSAIFGIDSCDPLPPGEIGEIVVKGPQVMKGYWNRPEETEMTMRDGWLLTGDLGYMDENGFFFVVDRKKDMIIAGGYNIYPRDVEEVLYEHPAVQECVVAGVPDSYRGETVKAFIVLKEGANITEEELNKFCRENLAAFKVPRIYEFRTELPKTAVGKILRRTLIEEEKEKLKQVVNS